The following are encoded in a window of Sminthopsis crassicaudata isolate SCR6 chromosome 3, ASM4859323v1, whole genome shotgun sequence genomic DNA:
- the KCNJ3 gene encoding G protein-activated inward rectifier potassium channel 1 isoform X3 — protein sequence MSALRRKFGDDYQVVTTSSSSAGLQGQGPQQQQQQQQQQQQLVPRKKRQRFVDKNGRCNVQHGNLGSETSRYLSDLFTTLVDLKWRWNLFIFILTYTVAWLFMASMWWVIAYTRGDLNKAHVGNYTPCVANVYNFPSAFLFFIETEATIGYGYRYITDKCPEGIILFLFQSILGSIVDAFLIGCMFIKMSQPKKRAETLMFSEHSVISMRDGKLTLMFRVGNLRNSHMVSAQIRCKLLKG from the coding sequence ATGTCTGCGCTCCGCAGGAAATTTGGGGACGATTACCAGGTAGTGACCACCTCGTCCAGCAGTGCGGGCTTGCAGGGCCAGGGgccccagcagcagcagcagcagcagcagcagcagcagcagctggtCCCCAGGAAGAAGCGGCAGCGGTTTGTGGACAAGAACGGGAGGTGCAATGTGCAGCACGGCAACCTGGGCAGTGAAACTAGCCGCTACCTCTCCGACCTCTTCACCACCCTGGTGGACCTTAAGTGGCGCTGGAACCTGTTCATTTTCATCCTCACTTACACCGTGGCGTGGCTCTTTATGGCGTCCATGTGGTGGGTGATCGCCTACACCCGGGGAGACCTGAACAAAGCCCACGTCGGCAACTACACGCCCTGTGTGGCCAATGTCTACAACTTCCCCTctgcttttctcttcttcatcgaGACTGAAGCTACCATAGGTTATGGTTACCGCTACATCACCGACAAGTGCCCTGAGGGAatcatcctcttcctcttccagtCCATCTTGGGCTCCATCGTGGATGCCTTTCTGATCGGCTGCATGTTCATTAAGATGTCCCAGCCCAAGAAGCGGGCGGAGACCCTTATGTTCAGCGAGCACTCGGTGATCTCCATGAGAGACGGGAAGCTGACTCTCATGTTCAGAGTGGGCAACCTGCGAAACAGCCACATGGTCTCCGCTCAAATCCGCTGCAAGCTGCTCAAA